The proteins below come from a single Rosa rugosa chromosome 2, drRosRugo1.1, whole genome shotgun sequence genomic window:
- the LOC133728952 gene encoding CBBY-like protein, with protein sequence MEFASCSILRPQSFSTIFHDTSSHLYALPKNHLNLPSPFSPALPKNSTFPGKCLHFHRFTAFSSLSGADGQNPSQELAVLLEVDGVLMDAYRLGNRPTFNVAFKKLGLDCANWTEPVYLDLLRKCAGDEEKMLIMYFNRIGWPSSLPTTEKESFIKNVLQKKKIAMDEFLMSNSLPLRPGLEEFIDDAYNEGIPVVILTSYSKSGDAISRSIIEKLGQERILKLKIVGDKEVEKSLYSQVVFGKVFSSGVDEELAKEAMKAVSAEKQRIAEEVASMLKLNVEIDTTSSESLQKIIAALRAGAENAGLPVSNCVLIAGSQSGVVGAQQVGMPCVVLRSSLTARAEFPSANAIMDGFGGADLTIPKLKNKKWL encoded by the exons ATGGAATTCGCTTCCTGCTCTATTCTCAGGCCTCAGTCCTTCTCAACCATCTTTCACGATACCAGCTCTCACCTCTACGCTTTACCCAAGAACCATCTCAACTTGCCCTCTCCATTTTCCCCGGCTCTCCCAAAAAACTCAACCTTTCCCGGAAAATGTCTCCACTTTCATCGCTTCACTGCTTTCAGCTCACTTTCCGGCGCCGATGGGCAGAACCCATCTCAGGAACTCGCTGTTCTTCTTGAAGTTGACGG GGTTCTTATGGATGCGTATCGTTTGGGTAACCGCCCAACCTTCAATGTAG CATTTAAAAAGCTCGGGCTTGACTGTGCAAACTGGACTGAACCTGTTTATTTGGACCTCCTAAG GAAGTGTGCTGGTGATGAGGAAAAGATGCTGATCATGTATTTTAATCGG aTTGGTTGGCCCTCGTCATTGCCCACTACTGAGAAAGAATcattcataaaaaatgttctgCAAAAAAAG AAAATAGCAATGGATGAGTTTCTGATGTCCAATAGTTTACCTTTACGACCTGGACTTGAAGA ATTTATCGATGATGCATACAATGAAGGAATACCTGTGGTCATATTGACATCATATAGTAAAAGTGGGGATGCAATTTCCAG ATCCATCATTGAAAAGCTTGGCCAAGAAAGAATTTTGAAGCTAAAGATTGTTGGAGATAAGGAGGTGGAAAAGAGTTTATATAGTCAAGTAGTATTTGGTAAAGTCTTTTCTTCAGGTGTGGATGAGGAACTAGCTAAGGAGGCAATGAAAGCAG TTTCTGCTGAGAAACAAAGGATTGCAGAGGAGGTTGCGTCAATGCTAAAGTTGAATGTAGAGATTGATACTACCTCATCAGAAAG CTTACAGAAGATCATAGCTGCCTTGAGGGCAGGGGCAGAAAATGCTGGACTACCTGTCTCCAATTGTGTTCTAATTGCAGGAAGCCAGTCAGGAGTGGTAGGAGCTCAGCAAGTGGGCATGCCATGTGTTGTTTTAAGAAGCAG TTTGACGGCTAGAGCCGAGTTCCCTTCAGCAAATGCGATAATGGATGGATTTGGAGGAGCAGACCTAACTATTCCTAAACTTAAAAACAAGAAATGGTTATGA
- the LOC133733049 gene encoding transcription factor JUNGBRUNNEN 1-like, which yields MIRRHQEEEAKQKMEVQKMMMRDSINNTKDDADYLPGYRFHPTDEELVRFYLRRKVENKPIRLELIKLIDIYKYDPWDLPKASGLVGEKEWYFFCRRGKKYRNSIRPNRVTKSGFWKATGIDKPVYSVEGEFHTCIGLKKSLVYYRGSAGKGTKTDWMMHEFRLPATNASTGANSNINDITQEAEVWTLCRILKRNNSSRKYETNWQKTTSKQSAADSSSKTCSSESDGSFCAPAAQKNDQLERISTPNFNNDHLCEGNNHISAGQLTLKDEVVDPMVNSYINFWNLNEYEMLRSDNPNWDELSPMIDCVLNPSPLYRSV from the exons ATGATCAGAAGGCACCAAGAGGAAGAAGCTAAACAGAAAATGGAAGTgcagaagatgatgatgagggATTCGATTAACAACACTAAGGATGATGCAGACTATCTTCCGGGGTATCGCTTTCATCCCACTGATGAAGAACTTGTGAGGTTTTACCTCAGGAGGAAGGTGGAGAACAAACCTATTCGTCTTGAGCTCATCAAACTTATTGACATCTACAAATATGATCCCTGGGATCTTCCAA AAGCTAGTGGTTTAGTTGGGGAGAAGGAGTGGTACTTCTTTTGCAGAAGGGGAAAGAAATACAGAAATAGCATAAGACCTAATAGGGTCACAAAATCTGGGTTTTGGAAAGCAACCGGCATTGACAAACCTGTATATTCGGTTGAAGGAGAATTTCACACTTGCATTGGCTTAAAGAAATCCCTAGTATACTATAGAGGAAGTGCTGGAAAGGGTACCAAAACAGATTGGATGATGCACGAATTTCGTCTTCCAGCTACTAATGCAAGCACTGGTGCTAATTCTAATATCAATGACATTACTCAAGAAGCT GAAGTTTGGACCCTATGCAGAATTTTGAAACGAAACAATTCTTCTAGAAAGTATGAAACAAATTGGCAGAAGACAACTTCCAAGCAAAGTGCAGCTGATTCAAGTTCGAAAACATGCAGTTCTGAGTCGGATGGAAGTTTTTGTGCTCCGGCTGCTCAGAAGAATGATCAACTTGAAAGGATCAGTACTCCTAATTTTAACAATGATCATCTGTGCGAAGGGAACAATCATATCTCAGCAGGCCAGCTGACCTTAAAAGATGAAGTAGTTGATCCAATGGTGAACTCATACATAAACTTCTGGAATCTAAATGAATATGAGATGTTAAGATCAGATAATCCCAACTGGGATGAGCTGAGTCCAATGATCGACTGCGTTCTAAATCCCTCCCCGCTATATCGATCGGTTTAG